One window of Hylemonella gracilis genomic DNA carries:
- a CDS encoding carbohydrate porin — translation MQYKRALIATACMAAITAASAADLGSGIEFTGYSRGGPVFKSDKNIDAAKDSVGGFSLGGDLQGYRLGNEGTQGGYEFFVGKTFDADNGVKYKFGYMPENWGGGIGTVQAYSEIWGLDFAPEAKFWVGQRRLRIQDVHIVDNFLMDLGEYQGAGVQDWAVGPASVAVTVSSGDKFDAKLPQGTSASKVNLDVGIPVSDSGKLRLVATSVSTTGFEKNGGSGFSLLYNQGFGALKNSLYLQTSSGLANIQGKFVNLEQSDDASGVAANVIAYKVSRVADSIDWQVGNFGGQALLAYQTSEPENGADKDVETKDLSFGGRVSYAFTNNFKLLLEAATTKRTRDGSDDQTLNKVTIAPTLSSGPGFYKRPELRLYVTMANWNTAAAEANASSFGADDNGDSLKKQTIVGLQYEIWW, via the coding sequence ATGCAATACAAACGCGCCCTTATCGCGACCGCCTGTATGGCGGCCATCACGGCGGCCAGCGCGGCCGACCTCGGCTCCGGCATCGAGTTCACCGGCTACAGCCGTGGCGGCCCGGTGTTCAAGTCCGACAAGAACATCGACGCCGCCAAGGACTCCGTGGGCGGCTTCAGCCTGGGCGGTGACCTGCAGGGCTACCGCCTCGGCAACGAAGGCACCCAGGGCGGCTACGAGTTCTTCGTCGGCAAGACCTTCGACGCGGACAATGGCGTGAAGTACAAGTTCGGCTACATGCCGGAAAACTGGGGCGGCGGCATTGGCACCGTGCAGGCGTACAGCGAAATCTGGGGCCTGGATTTCGCGCCCGAAGCCAAGTTCTGGGTCGGCCAGCGTCGTCTGCGCATCCAGGACGTGCACATCGTCGACAACTTCCTGATGGACCTGGGCGAGTACCAGGGTGCCGGCGTGCAGGACTGGGCCGTCGGTCCGGCCAGCGTCGCCGTGACCGTGTCCTCGGGCGACAAGTTCGACGCCAAGCTGCCCCAAGGCACGTCGGCGAGCAAGGTGAACCTCGATGTCGGCATCCCGGTCAGCGACAGCGGCAAGCTCCGCCTGGTGGCGACCAGCGTCAGCACCACGGGTTTCGAGAAGAACGGCGGTAGTGGTTTCTCGCTGCTGTACAACCAAGGCTTCGGCGCCCTGAAGAACAGCCTGTACCTGCAGACTTCCAGCGGTCTGGCGAACATCCAGGGCAAGTTTGTGAACCTCGAGCAGAGCGATGATGCATCGGGAGTCGCCGCTAACGTGATTGCTTACAAGGTGAGCCGCGTTGCCGATTCCATCGACTGGCAGGTCGGCAACTTCGGCGGTCAGGCGCTGCTGGCTTACCAGACCAGCGAGCCCGAAAACGGCGCGGACAAGGATGTGGAAACCAAGGACCTCTCCTTCGGCGGCCGCGTGTCCTACGCCTTCACCAACAACTTCAAGCTGCTGCTGGAAGCGGCCACGACGAAGCGTACGCGTGATGGCAGCGACGACCAGACGCTGAACAAGGTCACGATCGCCCCCACGCTCAGCAGCGGGCCGGGCTTCTACAAGCGTCCTGAGCTGCGTTTGTACGTGACCATGGCGAACTGGAACACCGCTGCCGCCGAGGCCAATGCGAGCTCGTTCGGCGCGGACGACAACGGCGACTCCCTGAAGAAGCAGACCATCGTGGGTCTGCAGTACGAAATCTGGTGGTAA
- a CDS encoding carbohydrate ABC transporter permease gives MTDRLEKWLPRLVLAPGVVLGLAFVYGLMIWNGVLSVSVSRMLPNYEFVGLAQYARLWEMDRWWVALKNLVIFGFGYVGGSMVLGIWLAILLDQKIRAEGFIRTVYLYPMALSFVVTGTVWKWLLNPSLGLEKLLHDWGWESASFTWLVDNDMAIYCVVIAGVWQSAGFTMALFLAGLRGIDDSIIKAAQIDGASLPRIYWRIVLPALRPVVFSTLMVLSHLAIKSFDLVMALTAGGPGYATDVPATFMYAMSFTRGQIGLGAASAMVMLMTVAALVVPYLYSELRSKPHER, from the coding sequence TTGACTGATCGATTGGAAAAATGGCTGCCGAGGCTGGTCCTGGCGCCTGGTGTGGTGTTGGGGCTGGCCTTTGTCTACGGCCTGATGATCTGGAACGGCGTGCTGTCGGTCTCGGTCTCACGCATGCTGCCCAACTACGAATTTGTGGGCCTGGCGCAGTACGCCCGGCTGTGGGAGATGGACCGCTGGTGGGTGGCGCTGAAGAATCTGGTGATCTTCGGTTTCGGCTACGTGGGTGGTTCCATGGTGCTGGGCATCTGGCTGGCCATTCTGCTGGACCAGAAAATCCGCGCCGAAGGCTTCATCCGCACGGTCTACCTCTACCCCATGGCCCTGTCTTTCGTGGTCACGGGCACAGTCTGGAAATGGCTGCTCAACCCCAGTCTGGGCCTGGAGAAGCTGTTGCACGACTGGGGCTGGGAGAGCGCCAGCTTCACCTGGTTGGTGGACAACGACATGGCGATCTACTGTGTGGTGATCGCGGGTGTCTGGCAGTCGGCGGGTTTCACCATGGCGCTGTTCCTGGCGGGCCTGCGCGGTATCGACGACAGCATCATCAAGGCCGCGCAGATCGACGGGGCCTCGCTGCCCCGCATCTACTGGCGCATTGTGCTGCCGGCGCTGCGGCCGGTGGTCTTCTCCACGCTCATGGTGCTGTCGCATCTGGCGATCAAGAGTTTCGACCTGGTCATGGCCCTGACGGCTGGCGGACCCGGTTACGCCACCGACGTGCCCGCGACCTTCATGTACGCCATGAGCTTCACGCGCGGCCAGATCGGCCTGGGCGCGGCCAGCGCCATGGTGATGCTGATGACGGTCGCGGCTCTGGTCGTGCCTTATCTGTACAGCGAACTAAGGAGCAAGCCTCATGAGCGCTGA
- a CDS encoding carbohydrate ABC transporter permease gives MSAERKLSHWLNRGLIYGSLGLGALLFLAPLYVMLVTSLKDAEQIRAGNLLAWPTSLNWESWTLAWSTACTGAQCSGLQPYFWNSVLMAVPAVLLSTTWGAINGYVLSLWKFRGSDTLFALLLFGVFMPFQVVLLPMSQVLGWLGLSSSVGGLILVHMLAGLPSTTLFFRNYYAAVPPELLRAARIDGAGFWMIFWRIILPMSTPIVMVTLIWQFTQVWNDFLFGVAFTGADSKPVTVGLNNLANTSSSVKAYNVDMAAALIAGLPTMLVYVLAGRYFVRGLTAGAVKG, from the coding sequence ATGAGCGCTGAACGCAAGCTGAGCCACTGGCTCAACCGGGGCCTGATCTACGGCAGCCTGGGCCTGGGCGCGCTGCTCTTTCTCGCGCCGCTGTATGTGATGCTGGTCACCTCGCTCAAGGACGCCGAGCAGATCCGCGCCGGCAATCTGCTGGCCTGGCCGACCTCGCTGAACTGGGAGTCGTGGACGCTGGCCTGGTCCACGGCCTGCACGGGCGCGCAGTGCTCGGGCCTGCAGCCTTATTTCTGGAATTCGGTGCTGATGGCCGTGCCGGCCGTGCTGCTGTCCACGACCTGGGGCGCCATCAACGGCTATGTGTTGAGCCTGTGGAAGTTCCGCGGCAGCGACACCCTGTTCGCCCTGCTGCTCTTTGGCGTCTTCATGCCCTTCCAGGTGGTGCTGCTGCCCATGAGCCAGGTGCTGGGTTGGCTGGGCCTGTCCAGCTCGGTGGGCGGGCTGATCCTGGTGCACATGCTCGCGGGCCTGCCCAGCACCACGCTGTTCTTCCGCAATTACTACGCGGCCGTGCCGCCCGAGTTGCTGCGCGCGGCACGCATCGATGGCGCGGGTTTCTGGATGATCTTCTGGCGCATCATCCTGCCGATGTCGACGCCGATCGTGATGGTCACCCTGATCTGGCAGTTCACCCAGGTCTGGAACGATTTCCTGTTCGGCGTGGCTTTCACCGGGGCGGACTCCAAGCCCGTCACGGTGGGCCTGAACAATCTGGCCAACACCTCGAGCAGCGTGAAGGCCTACAACGTGGACATGGCCGCGGCGTTGATCGCGGGTCTGCCCACCATGCTGGTTTACGTGCTGGCGGGACGTTATTTCGTGCGCGGGCTGACCGCCGGTGCCGTCAAGGGTTGA
- a CDS encoding ABC transporter ATP-binding protein: MASALDIRGIRKSFGKGERQVEVLKRIDIDVKPGEFLILVGPSGCGKSTLLNLIAGLDDPTEGAIRIGDRDVVGVPPAQRDIAMVFQSYALYPTMSVAENIGFAMEIRKVPKAQRVQRIAEVAAMLQISHLLDRRPSQLSGGQRQRVAMGRALARQPELFLFDEPLSNLDAKLRVEMRAEIKRLHQLSGITSVYVTHDQIEAMTLGSRIAVMKDGLVQQLGTPDEIYNRPANTYVATFIGSPTMNLIAGTAAPDGNGFVLPEARLPLVCPAPASQALTLGVRPEHLLLSDGSDWRGEVQVVEPTGADTYVMVQTAAGRVTVRTSPQTPVRPGDRVGLTLSPEQAHWFDAASGARL; encoded by the coding sequence ATGGCTTCTGCGCTGGATATTCGCGGCATCCGCAAGAGTTTTGGCAAGGGCGAGCGGCAGGTGGAGGTGCTCAAGCGCATCGACATCGACGTCAAGCCCGGTGAGTTTCTGATCCTGGTCGGCCCCTCGGGCTGTGGCAAATCGACCCTGCTCAATCTGATCGCGGGCCTGGACGACCCGACCGAGGGCGCCATCCGCATCGGGGACCGCGACGTGGTGGGCGTGCCCCCGGCGCAGCGGGACATCGCCATGGTGTTCCAGAGCTATGCCCTGTACCCGACCATGAGCGTGGCCGAGAACATCGGCTTTGCCATGGAAATCCGCAAGGTGCCCAAGGCCCAGCGCGTGCAGCGCATCGCCGAAGTGGCCGCCATGCTGCAGATCAGCCACCTGCTGGACCGCCGGCCCTCGCAGCTTTCGGGCGGGCAGCGCCAGCGCGTGGCCATGGGGCGGGCGCTGGCGCGCCAGCCCGAGCTCTTTCTTTTCGACGAACCGCTGTCCAACCTGGACGCCAAGCTGCGCGTCGAGATGCGGGCCGAGATCAAACGCCTGCACCAGTTGAGCGGTATCACCAGCGTTTACGTGACGCATGACCAGATCGAAGCCATGACCCTGGGCAGTCGCATCGCGGTCATGAAGGACGGACTGGTGCAGCAACTCGGCACCCCCGACGAGATCTACAACCGGCCTGCCAACACCTATGTGGCCACCTTCATTGGTTCGCCAACCATGAACCTGATCGCGGGGACGGCCGCGCCGGATGGCAACGGTTTCGTGTTGCCCGAAGCCCGGCTGCCGCTGGTCTGTCCGGCTCCCGCATCGCAGGCATTGACCCTCGGCGTGCGGCCCGAGCACCTGCTGCTCAGCGATGGCTCGGATTGGCGTGGTGAGGTCCAAGTGGTGGAGCCCACGGGCGCAGATACCTATGTGATGGTGCAGACGGCCGCGGGTCGGGTGACGGTGCGAACCTCGCCGCAGACGCCGGTGCGTCCCGGCGATCGCGTGGGCCTGACCCTCAGCCCGGAGCAGGCGCACTGGTTCGACGCGGCCTCAGGCGCGCGCCTGTGA